In a single window of the Desulfovibrio mangrovi genome:
- a CDS encoding polysaccharide pyruvyl transferase family protein, whose translation MSNSLDSYVLLTGSVNNSGDYLIKYRGKDLLRSLRPDREFIDMDRTRRLTDEQLEVINQCKALILLGGPALQKDVYPNVYPLRESLQDIKVPIVTMGVGWKHKDGDWRSVQDDYFIPSSRQLLERLADNGGIASSVRDYRSLHILMRAGVENVIMTGCPALYVKECFDKPICFSKQPETIILSVGVSFVHSYKMEEQMKRVFSTVRGLYPKAKVYAAFHHAFQQKERQVPKSWEKKHQDFWTWCEDGGIVPVDVSGCAETMIDLYGSGDLHVGYRVHGHIMSCSASIPSVLIAEDGRGKGLYEVVGGVVFDGYRNVESSLEAKIKQRLISVDPYNVLEGLHKDVSIALQYESAHQSPRMSLVRNNINSHYNAMRRFILQLP comes from the coding sequence ATGAGTAACAGTCTTGATTCGTACGTTTTGTTGACGGGAAGTGTCAATAATTCAGGTGATTACCTGATTAAATATCGCGGTAAAGATTTGCTTAGGAGTCTGCGGCCCGACCGTGAATTTATAGATATGGATCGTACCCGTCGCCTCACGGATGAACAGCTGGAAGTTATTAATCAATGTAAGGCGCTAATATTGCTTGGTGGGCCGGCCCTCCAGAAAGATGTCTATCCAAACGTCTATCCGCTACGCGAGAGCCTTCAGGATATTAAGGTTCCAATCGTGACAATGGGGGTAGGCTGGAAGCATAAAGATGGTGACTGGCGGTCTGTGCAAGACGATTATTTCATTCCTTCTTCAAGACAGCTTCTCGAGCGGCTTGCAGATAACGGTGGCATTGCTTCGAGCGTTAGAGATTACCGATCTCTTCATATTCTAATGCGTGCTGGTGTCGAGAATGTCATCATGACTGGTTGTCCAGCGTTATATGTTAAAGAGTGTTTTGATAAGCCTATCTGCTTTTCAAAACAGCCCGAAACGATCATTTTGTCTGTTGGCGTTTCATTTGTTCATTCCTACAAAATGGAAGAACAAATGAAGCGTGTTTTTTCAACAGTGCGCGGCTTATATCCTAAAGCTAAGGTTTACGCTGCTTTCCATCATGCTTTCCAGCAGAAGGAACGTCAGGTTCCAAAGAGTTGGGAGAAAAAGCATCAGGATTTTTGGACGTGGTGTGAAGATGGGGGCATTGTTCCTGTGGATGTTTCTGGCTGTGCAGAAACAATGATCGATTTGTATGGTAGCGGTGATTTGCATGTCGGGTATCGCGTGCATGGTCACATTATGTCTTGCAGTGCGTCAATTCCATCTGTTTTGATTGCAGAGGATGGCAGGGGGAAAGGGCTTTATGAAGTTGTAGGGGGCGTTGTATTTGACGGATATCGTAATGTGGAGTCTAGCCTTGAGGCAAAGATTAAACAGCGATTGATATCTGTGGATCCGTATAATGTGCTTGAAGGGTTGCATAAGGATGTTTCCATCGCGTTGCAGTACGAGTCAGCTCATCAAAGTCCACGCATGAGCTTGGTGCGGAATAATATTAATAGTCATTACAATGCAATGAGACGTTTTATTCTGCAACTTCCATAA
- a CDS encoding ABC transporter ATP-binding protein: MQYRNNYYICREVLSRFSSKRKIQALGVLVLVFATAGVEMVVAGAVSAFGLALSSPEKLYSNKIVATLFDFFKFDNVELSNASVLGGVLFVVFLAVIIKNIFLAVLTYCQARFSYSFSYSMGAELLKSYLRMPYVWHLNQNTGELVAVVQYRNTMSRFINNMLLAITQVVSAVVLVVGGLLITPEPMLIMLGMMGVLGLLGYSCARKQVHNHSKILEKTNRRISMTVLTTLQGVREIFIYNQRSKSIDNFCKLAAVQNQSQAPVLVFSSFTFWVLEAGGMLTLFVVFCYMYLSGMPYAQILSSLALMAGIAWRLLPCTNKLSTAMVKMNNLAPYSSAFLEKLSLHADHARDREEAMREGEALVSDSPFEELSLSHVGFTYPNQSVESLSDVSLSISRGQKVGIIGASGAGKSTLIGLLTGLLVPSSGDVFFNGAVCTKSLAKGHAVFGYVPQTPYLLDASLAENIAFSNWQGVISTERVRECCKLAAIDFVDALPEKLETKLGERGARLSGGQIQRVAIARALYSRPDIVFFDEATSALDVKSESSILKTIDDLGRSMTVVIVAHRLSTVQECDVLYWLDNGKIVASGSPDEVINTYKQHCEREII; encoded by the coding sequence ATGCAGTATAGAAATAATTATTATATATGTAGAGAGGTTTTATCTCGATTTTCCAGTAAAAGAAAAATCCAAGCTCTGGGTGTGTTAGTTCTTGTTTTCGCAACTGCTGGAGTAGAGATGGTTGTAGCTGGTGCTGTGTCTGCATTTGGACTTGCACTCTCTAGTCCTGAAAAGCTGTATAGTAACAAGATTGTAGCGACTTTGTTCGATTTTTTTAAATTTGACAATGTTGAGCTTTCTAACGCCTCTGTGCTTGGTGGGGTGTTGTTCGTTGTTTTTCTGGCTGTGATAATTAAAAATATTTTTTTAGCGGTGCTTACATACTGTCAGGCGAGGTTTTCATATTCTTTTTCATATTCCATGGGGGCGGAGCTTCTAAAGTCATACCTCAGAATGCCTTATGTCTGGCATTTAAATCAGAATACAGGTGAATTGGTTGCTGTTGTTCAGTATCGAAATACGATGAGTCGTTTTATTAACAATATGCTGCTTGCCATAACACAAGTCGTCAGTGCTGTTGTGCTTGTTGTAGGCGGGCTTCTTATTACACCAGAGCCGATGCTGATAATGCTTGGAATGATGGGGGTACTTGGACTGCTGGGCTATTCTTGTGCTCGGAAACAGGTTCACAACCATTCAAAAATTTTGGAAAAGACAAACAGGCGCATTAGCATGACAGTGCTAACTACGTTGCAAGGCGTTAGAGAGATTTTTATTTACAACCAGCGCTCTAAGTCTATCGATAATTTTTGTAAGTTGGCGGCAGTGCAAAATCAAAGTCAGGCACCTGTGTTGGTGTTTTCTTCATTTACCTTTTGGGTGCTTGAAGCTGGTGGAATGTTAACGCTTTTTGTCGTTTTTTGTTATATGTACCTGTCGGGCATGCCCTATGCCCAGATATTGAGTTCGCTTGCCCTGATGGCAGGGATTGCATGGCGTCTTTTGCCGTGTACTAACAAGCTCTCAACCGCCATGGTAAAAATGAATAATTTGGCACCCTATTCCTCGGCCTTTCTCGAAAAGCTGTCGCTTCATGCCGATCATGCGAGAGATCGCGAAGAAGCAATGAGAGAGGGGGAGGCCCTTGTTTCTGACTCCCCGTTTGAGGAATTGTCGTTGTCCCACGTCGGTTTTACCTATCCGAACCAAAGTGTTGAATCGCTTTCAGATGTTTCGCTTTCTATCTCTCGGGGGCAGAAGGTTGGGATAATTGGGGCTTCCGGGGCAGGAAAGAGTACCTTGATCGGCCTTTTGACAGGGCTTTTGGTTCCGTCATCGGGGGATGTGTTTTTCAATGGAGCGGTTTGCACAAAGTCTTTGGCCAAGGGCCATGCAGTTTTTGGGTATGTTCCACAAACTCCATATCTTTTAGATGCCAGTCTGGCCGAAAATATCGCCTTTTCTAATTGGCAAGGGGTGATAAGCACCGAACGGGTCCGCGAGTGCTGCAAGCTTGCGGCGATAGACTTTGTTGACGCTCTTCCAGAGAAGCTTGAGACAAAGCTTGGTGAGCGTGGGGCGCGACTTTCCGGGGGCCAAATTCAGCGAGTTGCCATAGCTCGGGCGTTGTATAGTCGGCCAGATATAGTGTTTTTTGACGAGGCAACAAGTGCTCTGGATGTAAAATCAGAGTCGTCAATCCTTAAAACCATTGATGACCTAGGCCGCTCCATGACGGTGGTTATCGTTGCGCATAGGCTTTCAACAGTCCAGGAATGTGATGTCCTGTACTGGTTGGACAACGGAAAAATTGTTGCTTCAGGCTCTCCGGATGAAGTTATAAATACATATAAACAGCACTGCGAGCGAGAAATCATTTAG